The following are encoded together in the Salvia hispanica cultivar TCC Black 2014 chromosome 6, UniMelb_Shisp_WGS_1.0, whole genome shotgun sequence genome:
- the LOC125195278 gene encoding (E)-beta-caryophyllene synthase-like produces MEIPIMVTSHNSANNVSVNDSRRSVTYHPNIWGDFFLSYASQHKDISIAEMEEHAIWLTHARQMEEIRELVLHNDEDDLTLKLELIDSIKRLGVGYHFEKEIRKTLRWIHDAYSANDNDLRFVALRFRLLREQGFHVPCDVFCKFLDEKGNFKESIPNNVEGLLELYEASNYGVHGEEILDKALEFSSSNLHSLIMNMSNNTLSTRVREALKIPISKTLNRLGARKFISMYDDSCNEKLLDFAISDFNLVQTLHQKELSHVTRWWKELDFANKLPFARDRLVECYFWIVGVYFEPCYAIARKLLTKVIYMASFLDDIYDVYGTLDELTLFTSILRRWDMDGIDELPPCMRIYYKALCDVYVEMENEMGKLGKSYAVEYGKAEMIRLAEVYLKEAEWSFSKHKPTMEEYTKVALLSSGYVMMSINSLLVIDDPISKEEFDWVLSEPPILKSSLLITRLMDDLAGYGFEKKLSAIHYYMHENGVAEKEAFAELRKQVKNAWKVLNKELLHPTEASIPILKCVANFTRVIFLLYTDEDAYVNSKAKTKDMIKSVLVDPVTNFSTLKNPNNSVLDSAANNIFNCSM; encoded by the exons ATGGAAATTCCCATAATGGTTACTTCCCACAATTCAGCTAATAATGTCAGTGTAAACGACAGCCGTCGCTCTGTAACTTACCATCCCAACATATGGGGAGATTTCTTTCTTTCGTATGCTTCACAACATaag GACATCTCCATTGCTGAAATGGAAGAACACGCt ATTTGGCTAACACACGCAAGACAAATGGAAGAGATTAGGGAATTGGTCCTTCACAATGATGAAGATGATCTAACCCTAAAACTAGAACTCATTGATTCGATCAAACGGCTTGGAGTGGGCTACCATTTCGAAAAGGAAATCCGCAAAACCTTACGATGGATTCATGACGCCTATAGCGCCAACGACAACGATCTTCGATTTGTTGCTCTTCGCTTTCGTCTGCTCCGAGAACAAGGTTTTCACGTTCCATGCG ATGTTTTTTGCAAATTCTtagatgaaaaaggaaatttcaAGGAATCGATACCAAACAATGTTGAAGGGCTGTTGGAATTATACGAGGCATCAAACTATGGAGTGCATGGAGAGGAAATTCTTGACAAAGCATTAGAATTTTCCTCTTCTAATCTCCATTCTTTAATAATGAACATGAGTAATAACACTCTTTCTACACGAGTTAGGGAAGCACTAAAGATCCCAATTTCAAAGACTCTAAACAGATTGGGAGCAAGAAAGTTCATTTCTATGTACGACGACTCATGCAATGAAAAGCTACTTGATTTTGCGATATCGGACTTCAATCTTGTGCAGACGCTACACCAGAAAGAGCTAAGTCATGTTACAAG ATGGTGGAAGGAATTGGACTTTGCAAATAAACTTCCCTTTGCTAGAGATAGACTTGTGGAATGCTATTTTTGGATTGTGGGTGTTTACTTTGAGCCATGCTATGCAATTGCGAGAAAGCTACTAACCAAAGTCATTTATATGGCTTCTTTCCTTGACGACATTTACGATGTCTATGGAACGTTAGACGAACTCACGCTTTTCACTAGCATTCTCCGAAG GTGGGACATGGATGGCATTGATGAATTGCCACCATGCATGAGGATATACTACAAAGCCCTATGCGATGTATATGTTGAAATGGAAAACGAAATGGGAAAGCTAGGCAAATCATATGCAGTCGAATATGGAAAAGCTGAG ATGATTAGGTTGGCGGAGGTGTACCTTAAAGAGGCGGAGTGGTCTTTCAGCAAGCACAAGCCTACAATGGAGGAATATACAAAAGTGGCACTTTTGTCTTCAGGATATGTGATGATGTCAATAAATTCATTACTTGTGATTGATGATCCAATTAGCAAGGAGGAGTTTGATTGGGTTTTGAGTGAACCACCTATTCTTAAATCATCTTTACTCATTACTAGGCTAATGGATGACCTTGCAGGATATGGG TTTGAAAAAAAGCTGTCAGCAATTCATTACTACATGCATGAAAATGGTGTGGCAGAGAAAGAAGCTTTTGCAGAGCTGCGCAAACAAGTGAAGAATGCATGGAAGGTTCTAAACAAGGAACTTCTTCACCCAACAGAAGCTTCCATTCCTATCCTTAAATGTGTTGCCAACTTCACTCGTGTCATATTCTTGCTATACACAGATGAAGATGCATATGTTAATTCCAAAGCTAAGACCAAAGACATGATCAAGTCTGTGCTCGTCGACCCCGTCACCAATTTTAGCACTTTGAAAAACCCCAATAATTCAGTGCTGGATTCAGCTGCAAACAACATCTTCAACTGTAGCATGTAG